From a region of the Buchnera aphidicola (Aphis fabae) genome:
- the flhB gene encoding flagellar biosynthesis protein FlhB, with translation MNHDTHEEKTEQPTEHHIKKSRKKGKTRYSRELNSLLILIVGLLNLWWFGDVIVFEFRKILSDSFHFNNSILMNEQNILLNILISLKKIFIVFTPFLGSLLFIIIVPAIFFSGVKFNLKSLKFNLKKLNLIDGLKRVFSLKIFLECFKNMLKLLLISSIVLWYLSSHFFEILFFNIKDIFSAFSFGFNTVFFCCILTILGLIPIVIFDIFWQQFQYYKQLKMTHQQIKDEFKEQEGHPHLKMRIRRQMKENFRRRMILNVPKSDVVITNPTHYSVALRYDEKKMNAPKVIAKGIGDIAIQIQSIASKNSIPIISSPALARSLYYYSEIGQYIPGPLYKAVAEILAWVWKVRKWKKEGGTFPEKPRNIFVPSELNFTGESKSNG, from the coding sequence ATGAATCATGATACGCATGAAGAAAAAACTGAACAGCCCACTGAGCATCATATTAAAAAATCTCGAAAAAAAGGAAAAACAAGATATTCTCGAGAATTAAATTCTTTATTAATTTTAATAGTTGGATTGTTAAATTTATGGTGGTTTGGGGATGTGATTGTATTTGAATTCAGAAAAATTTTATCTGATAGTTTTCATTTTAATAATAGTATTCTTATGAATGAACAAAATATTTTATTAAATATTTTGATTTCTTTAAAAAAAATTTTTATTGTTTTTACTCCATTTTTAGGATCTTTACTTTTTATAATTATAGTACCTGCTATTTTTTTTAGCGGGGTTAAATTTAATTTAAAATCATTAAAATTTAATTTAAAAAAATTAAATTTAATAGATGGATTAAAAAGAGTTTTTTCTTTAAAAATATTTCTTGAGTGTTTTAAAAACATGTTAAAGTTGCTTCTAATTAGCAGTATCGTTTTATGGTATTTATCATCACATTTTTTTGAAATATTATTTTTTAATATTAAAGATATTTTTTCTGCTTTTTCTTTTGGATTTAATACTGTTTTTTTTTGTTGTATTTTAACAATATTAGGTTTAATTCCAATTGTAATTTTTGATATTTTTTGGCAACAATTCCAGTATTATAAACAATTAAAAATGACTCATCAACAAATAAAAGATGAATTTAAGGAGCAAGAAGGTCATCCGCATTTAAAAATGAGAATTCGTCGTCAAATGAAAGAAAATTTTCGAAGAAGAATGATTTTAAATGTTCCTAAATCTGATGTTGTTATAACTAATCCTACACATTATTCAGTGGCATTAAGGTATGATGAAAAGAAAATGAATGCACCTAAAGTAATAGCTAAAGGTATAGGAGATATAGCTATACAAATACAAAGTATTGCAAGTAAAAATAGTATTCCTATCATTTCTTCTCCTGCATTAGCTCGTTCATTATATTATTATTCAGAAATAGGACAATATATTCCTGGTCCTCTTTATAAAGCTGTTGCTGAAATTTTAGCATGGGTTTGGAAAGTAAGGAAATGGAAAAAAGAAGGTGGAACATTTCCAGAAAAACCAAGAAATATATTCGTTCCATCAGAATTAAACTTTACAGGAGAAAGCAAAAGCAATGGTTAA
- the argS gene encoding arginine--tRNA ligase, translated as MNIKYIIKKDIEQALIHIGLKNYYEPLIISSKKIELGNYQVDNLIKIANKNKIEPYDLFKKIIFIFNINNMYKKITFSYPGFINIFINQDWLSKKLEKLFISSRLGVKYIDTRKTIVIDYSSPNIAKEMHIGHLRSTIIGDVTVRTLEFLGYNVIRANHIGDWGTQFGMLIAYLKYKKLERKLKENLISLKEIEDYYCKSKKKCDLDKNFERESRKYVVKLQNGDNHCYSIWKKLVSITMNYNYNIYKKLNVTLNKQHTMGESLYSKMLPEIVKDLKEKKIAIEKDGATIIFLDEFKNRLGKNMGVVIQKKDKAFLYSTTDIACLKYRYEILNADRIIYYTDSRQKQHLQQIWAISKKANYIPQNLLLEHHTFGMMLYKNKRPFKTRDGNTIKLTELLNEATNRAKNLIKNKKPNLPKRKLIKLANIIGISAVKYADLSKNRNTNYIFDWDTMLSFEGNTSPYIQYAYTRIISILKKSNIRINKISEKINLTKDSEIKLAIKILEFEEIILIIEKKGTPHIMCNYLYQLATYFSNFYENCSILFAKKIKTCKSRLKLSFLTAKTLKKGLNILGIKILKKM; from the coding sequence ATGAATATAAAATATATAATAAAAAAAGATATTGAACAAGCTTTAATTCATATTGGTCTAAAGAATTATTATGAACCATTAATTATTTCTAGTAAAAAAATAGAATTAGGAAATTACCAAGTCGATAACTTAATTAAAATAGCCAATAAAAATAAAATTGAACCATATGATTTATTCAAAAAAATAATTTTTATTTTTAATATAAACAACATGTATAAAAAAATAACATTTTCTTATCCAGGTTTTATCAATATTTTTATTAACCAAGATTGGTTATCAAAAAAATTAGAAAAATTATTTATTTCATCTCGTCTAGGGGTAAAATATATTGATACTAGGAAAACAATAGTGATTGATTATTCTTCTCCAAATATAGCCAAAGAAATGCATATAGGACATTTAAGATCTACAATTATAGGAGATGTTACAGTAAGAACTTTGGAATTTTTAGGATATAATGTAATTAGAGCCAATCATATTGGAGATTGGGGCACTCAATTCGGAATGTTAATTGCATATTTAAAATATAAAAAATTAGAAAGAAAATTAAAAGAAAATCTTATTTCTTTAAAAGAAATTGAAGATTATTATTGTAAATCAAAAAAAAAATGTGATTTAGATAAGAATTTTGAACGTGAATCAAGAAAATATGTAGTTAAATTACAAAATGGAGATAACCATTGTTATTCTATTTGGAAAAAATTAGTTTCGATCACAATGAATTATAATTATAATATATATAAAAAACTTAACGTTACATTAAATAAACAACATACCATGGGAGAAAGTTTATATAGTAAAATGCTTCCAGAAATTGTTAAAGATCTTAAAGAAAAAAAAATAGCTATAGAAAAGGATGGAGCTACTATTATTTTTTTAGATGAATTTAAGAATAGATTAGGAAAAAATATGGGAGTAGTTATTCAAAAAAAAGACAAAGCTTTTTTATATTCAACAACTGATATTGCTTGTTTGAAATATAGATATGAAATATTAAATGCTGATCGTATAATATATTATACTGATTCTCGTCAAAAACAACATTTACAACAAATATGGGCTATTTCTAAAAAAGCTAATTACATACCTCAAAATTTATTGTTAGAACATCATACATTTGGAATGATGTTATATAAAAATAAACGTCCTTTTAAAACTCGTGATGGAAATACTATTAAACTTACTGAACTACTTAATGAAGCAACAAATAGAGCTAAAAATTTAATTAAGAATAAAAAACCTAATTTACCTAAAAGAAAACTGATTAAGTTGGCAAATATTATAGGAATCAGCGCAGTAAAATATGCTGATTTATCTAAAAATAGAAATACTAATTATATATTTGATTGGGATACAATGTTAAGCTTTGAAGGTAATACATCTCCGTATATACAATATGCTTATACGAGAATTATATCTATTTTAAAAAAATCTAACATTCGAATAAACAAAATATCAGAAAAAATTAATTTAACTAAAGACAGCGAAATTAAATTAGCAATTAAAATATTAGAATTTGAAGAAATTATATTAATTATAGAGAAGAAAGGAACTCCACATATTATGTGCAATTATCTTTATCAATTAGCAACATATTTTTCTAACTTTTATGAAAATTGTTCAATCTTATTTGCAAAAAAAATTAAAACCTGTAAAAGTAGATTAAAACTATCTTTTTTAACAGCAAAAACATTAAAAAAAGGACTTAATATTTTAGGAATAAAAATATTAAAAAAAATGTAA
- the flhA gene encoding flagellar biosynthesis protein FlhA, which yields MVNFSSIFSIIKNFKNTQWKVLAGPILILIILSMMVLPLAPFILDIFFTFNIALSIIILLVSMFTRKTLDFAAFPTVLLFSTLLRLALNVASTRVIFLNGHTGTYAAGRVIESFGHFLVGGNFAIGIVVFVILVIINFMVITKGAGRIAEVGARFILDAMPGKQMAIDADLNASLIGEAEAKKRRFQITQEADFYGSMDGASKFVRGDAIAGILIMVLNICGGLIIGVFQHNMLLTKAAEVYTLLTIGDGLVAQIPALVISTAAGVIVTRVSTNQNVGEQMISQLFCNSQVILLSAVVLGILGLVPGMPNIIFLVFTILLLILAWWLNQKKHNFKSNISPISKNQYKPIINSTSEASWNDVELEDPIRIEISSNLIPVLDAKKNGDLLEKIRIVRKKIAKEIGFLPPLVHIKNNINLIKNSYRIFIKGIEVGNGKCFNEKLMAIATGQEIESLPFKKVIEPTFGLSGYWIDQSFKIEAEKKGYSVVDSSSVIATHLNFLISQNINELFGRYETQQLLDRVNLEIPKLTEDLIPNIIDLTTVHKILKNLLLEQVPIRDMRTILETLSEHATNQKDSNELTSIIRISLSKIIIQKLFYKKNIIEVMVLESNLEKLLLDSLKGEKINIEPGLSEVLLFKTKEAIQKQNAINAPIVLLVPHTLRLFLSKFLRIHFSELTVLSQFEITEVNNIKVTNIVGS from the coding sequence ATGGTTAATTTTTCTTCTATTTTTAGCATTATAAAAAATTTTAAAAATACTCAATGGAAAGTATTAGCAGGACCAATACTTATTTTAATTATTTTATCAATGATGGTTTTACCATTAGCACCTTTTATTTTAGATATTTTTTTTACCTTTAACATTGCTTTATCAATAATAATTTTGCTTGTTTCTATGTTTACTAGAAAAACTTTAGACTTTGCCGCTTTCCCAACTGTTTTGCTATTTTCAACTTTGTTAAGGTTGGCGTTAAATGTTGCGTCTACTCGTGTAATTTTTTTAAATGGTCACACAGGAACTTATGCAGCAGGAAGAGTGATCGAATCATTTGGTCATTTTTTAGTAGGTGGAAATTTTGCTATTGGTATAGTTGTATTTGTGATCTTAGTTATTATTAATTTTATGGTAATTACAAAAGGAGCAGGAAGAATAGCAGAAGTTGGCGCAAGATTTATCTTGGATGCTATGCCTGGTAAGCAAATGGCAATTGACGCTGATTTAAATGCAAGTTTAATTGGTGAAGCAGAAGCTAAAAAACGTCGATTTCAAATTACACAAGAAGCTGATTTTTATGGTTCTATGGATGGAGCAAGTAAATTCGTACGAGGAGATGCAATTGCTGGTATTTTAATTATGGTGCTTAATATATGTGGTGGTTTAATTATTGGTGTATTTCAACATAATATGCTATTAACTAAGGCAGCAGAAGTTTATACGTTATTAACTATAGGAGACGGTTTAGTTGCTCAAATTCCTGCTTTAGTAATTTCAACTGCTGCTGGTGTAATTGTTACAAGAGTTAGTACTAATCAAAATGTTGGAGAACAAATGATTAGTCAATTATTTTGTAATTCTCAAGTAATTTTATTAAGTGCAGTGGTTTTAGGTATACTTGGTTTAGTTCCTGGAATGCCAAATATAATATTTTTAGTATTTACAATTTTATTATTGATTCTTGCTTGGTGGTTAAATCAAAAAAAACATAATTTTAAAAGTAATATTTCACCAATTTCTAAAAATCAATATAAACCTATTATAAATTCAACCTCTGAAGCTTCTTGGAATGATGTGGAATTAGAAGATCCTATAAGAATAGAAATAAGCTCAAATTTAATTCCTGTATTAGATGCTAAAAAAAATGGCGATTTATTAGAAAAAATTCGAATTGTTCGTAAGAAAATTGCGAAAGAAATTGGATTTCTTCCTCCTTTAGTTCATATTAAAAATAATATTAATTTAATTAAAAATTCATATCGTATTTTTATTAAAGGTATAGAAGTGGGGAATGGAAAATGTTTTAATGAAAAATTAATGGCAATTGCTACTGGTCAGGAAATAGAATCATTACCCTTTAAGAAAGTTATTGAGCCTACTTTTGGTTTATCTGGTTATTGGATTGATCAATCATTTAAAATAGAGGCAGAAAAAAAAGGATATTCTGTAGTTGATTCAAGTTCTGTTATTGCAACACATTTAAATTTTTTAATTTCTCAGAACATTAACGAATTGTTTGGTCGTTATGAAACTCAACAATTATTAGATCGTGTTAATTTAGAAATACCCAAACTAACTGAAGACTTAATACCTAATATAATTGATTTAACCACTGTACATAAAATTTTAAAAAATTTACTTTTAGAACAAGTGCCAATACGAGATATGCGAACTATTTTAGAAACATTGTCAGAACATGCTACTAATCAAAAAGATTCAAATGAATTAACTAGTATTATTCGAATTTCTTTAAGTAAAATTATCATACAAAAACTGTTTTATAAAAAAAATATTATTGAAGTTATGGTTTTAGAATCAAATTTAGAAAAATTATTATTAGATAGCTTAAAAGGAGAAAAAATTAATATAGAACCAGGTTTATCTGAAGTTTTATTATTTAAAACTAAAGAAGCAATTCAAAAACAAAATGCAATAAATGCTCCTATTGTTTTATTAGTACCTCATACTTTACGATTATTTTTGTCTAAATTTTTGCGTATTCACTTTTCAGAATTAACTGTTTTATCTCAATTTGAAATAACAGAAGTAAATAATATAAAAGTTACTAATATCGTTGGAAGTTGA